The Terriglobia bacterium genome window below encodes:
- a CDS encoding molybdopterin-dependent oxidoreductase, whose product MTMQTTRRDILKGSLALAGLGLMGLPEWALPALAEGETVMPFTDIPANANFATNGERRNYDVRKIDGPFTPKDEFFTTQHYPHPQIDPVAFRLKISGLVNKPMSISLDELKKMKATDLVAGFECSGNRRPTQGLSGNGKWTGVTLKTVLDSAGLKPAAREIVFYGADHGEEEVEFRTQKYKVDYNFGRSLSREKALSAEPFVAWALNGEPLTRFQGAPLRLIVPGWYGVSNVKWLSQIHAQEERYMGKYQTRWYRTVRGEMIDGEMRWNETEVTHMQLKSFIARVTKEGGKYKVLGVVLNDGTPLKSVEVKVDDGPWQVATMDPSTKEKYGWKLFTYIWTGAMPGEHTVVSRVTDATGKVQPTEKDLENKKSFLEDNSQQPRKVMIS is encoded by the coding sequence GCATTGGCGGAAGGTGAAACCGTAATGCCATTCACCGACATTCCGGCCAATGCAAACTTCGCCACCAATGGCGAACGCCGGAACTATGACGTTCGTAAGATCGACGGTCCCTTCACGCCCAAAGACGAGTTCTTCACCACTCAGCATTACCCGCATCCGCAGATCGATCCTGTGGCCTTTCGCCTGAAAATTTCCGGCCTGGTGAACAAGCCGATGTCGATCTCACTCGATGAACTCAAGAAAATGAAAGCAACGGATCTCGTCGCGGGATTCGAATGTTCCGGAAACCGCCGCCCGACGCAGGGCCTGTCCGGCAATGGTAAATGGACGGGCGTCACCCTGAAAACCGTTCTCGATTCCGCCGGTCTCAAACCGGCAGCGAGGGAGATCGTTTTCTATGGCGCCGATCATGGCGAAGAAGAAGTCGAATTCCGTACACAGAAATACAAAGTCGATTACAACTTCGGCCGCAGCCTGTCGCGAGAGAAAGCTTTGTCAGCTGAACCCTTCGTGGCCTGGGCACTGAACGGCGAGCCGCTGACGCGATTCCAGGGGGCGCCGTTACGGCTGATTGTGCCCGGATGGTATGGAGTCTCGAATGTGAAATGGCTCTCGCAAATCCACGCTCAGGAAGAACGGTACATGGGCAAATACCAGACACGCTGGTATCGAACGGTGCGCGGCGAAATGATCGACGGCGAGATGCGCTGGAACGAGACGGAAGTGACGCACATGCAGCTGAAATCGTTCATCGCTCGCGTCACGAAGGAAGGCGGCAAGTATAAGGTTCTGGGAGTGGTGCTGAATGACGGCACACCGCTGAAATCCGTCGAAGTGAAGGTTGACGATGGGCCCTGGCAGGTGGCAACGATGGATCCGTCGACCAAGGAGAAATACGGCTGGAAGCTGTTTACCTACATCTGGACCGGCGCGATGCCCGGCGAACATACGGTGGTCTCACGCGTGACGGACGCAACAGGAAAGGTGCAGCCGACGGAGAAGGACCTGGAGAATAAGAAATCCTTCCTGGAAGACAATTCGCAGCAACCGCGAAAGGTGATGATCTCTTAA